ATACATCACAATTGTTTTGAGCTTTATTAAAGGATGAACTCGGCAAATTTAACGATTGTTAGATAAGTCTCTTGCTATTGGCAAAACTGCTTGGAAACATGCATGCCAAGGGTAAGCTCAATTAGAAGTATCAGCATTTGGTTTAGGATATTTAGAACTTTCTCAGTGATGAAAGACAGGTTGTGGCTTGGTCTGGGAATCCACAGCTCTTGAAAGAGACCGTCGGATGGGCGAGAGATGCTTCTCCCTACAGACTTTCTTTAATTTCCCATGGATTGTCTTTACTACTCTTATAATAGCTTATTAAATTACCGAAAAGTAATAGAAAATTAAGTATCAAGTTTAActctttcaataaaaaattaactcTGATCAAAACCCGTTAATCATCGTCCACGTGTTTATTAGACCCATAAAGAAATATGATAACAAGAATCATTTGGCCATCCGCGATAGACAGAATGAGAGTCAAAGATCACACAGAACGGACGGCTTAAATCTCACTGCCCTTCACCTTTACCACCAATCAGAGCTCACCAAAGCCCCCGAATTCACCGAGGGGCGCCAAAACCCTcccaaaatttcattaaaaaacaaagacaaaaaaaaaggaaaaaaaaccccTAAGACCAGAACCCAAAGCAGTCAGGCTAATATAGAGATAAAATCAACTAAAATCTCTTAACAATAGAGTTGAAGTCGAAATCAAAGAGAACTTGGTTTTGTTTTCCCCCCCTTATTTCTGCGAGTGTacagttgaattttgaaatcgaaaagagaaataaaaatgcaGAGTATGGAGCTGCAGAACACTGTGAAAGAAGCCCTAAATGCACTGTATCATTACCCCGACGATGCGGTGCGTATGCAAGCCGATCGATGGTTGCAAGATTTTCAACGCACAATCGACGCTTGGCAGGTATTCTcttctttgagttttttttagttcGATTTGTGCTAATAAGACCGTGATCGATATGATTATTTCTgtatattttagaaattttagttttttttattggtGGAGCTTTAGTCAAAATCCAAATGTTGAACTTCAGGATTATTGGGAGATTAGTTATTGGTATAGTGTTGTGATTTATTGCATTGTCTGGTTGAGTAAATTGTGATAATTGGAAGGAATTGGTAGTATTTGagttttttaaaaaggtttttattGAGAATATTAATTTCTAAACAGTGAAAAGTTTACGCTGCTTAAGTTCCATAGAAAACATATTCAAATAGGGAAGTGGAATTATTTGCATTTCGTACTTGTCTTCAATGTTGCCAAGACCCTAGGCTCTATAACCATTATATTATCTTTGGGACAAggcacaaaaaagaaaaaaaaagagagattatCTGAGGGAAGTAAGAcacaatatacatatttttattcattaatataTGTTCGTGGAATAAGCTTAAGATATATAATTCTAATAATAAACTCTAACGAGTGATGCAATGTATCCCACAAACACTAGGCATGCATCTTCTCATCAGATGTGCCTTGCCTGAAAGTTTGAGGTGATTTTGTTGTTTTGCACTCAGGTGCAACAATTTAACAACATTGCTTGTTCAATAATCAAAATGAAACATAAACATAGAATGAGAACAAAAAGTAAACTGAAACAATATTGAAAATCAATGCACATTTCTATGTGATAGATTAAGAATAGTTGTTGTTAGTGTTTCACATTGAATAGGATTATAACGTGTAACTTACCTAGTCTTATGAACTGTTATTACCAGCTTAGGTTGCTTCGactcttcattttttttgaaGTACCTGCGTTTGACAATCTGTTTAGCACATGGATTTGAGGATATGACCTCCAAACATGGAATAACTTGGAAAAATCTGACCATACTTGCGTAGGATGTATACCTGTATTCAACACTCACACGTAAGTTCAAGTAACATAATTAGCAGCCATTTACTGGCTAATCATTGCATTCTCTTGCTGTTTTCAACTTCTTAAGAGCATGCCTTGGCCACCCTCTTGCTGCTACTAGGTTCTATGCTTGCTTTTGGCCTTTTTATTAAGCTCATTTGGCAAGGGGATGAACTTGTTGTAGCATCttcattatcattcaaaatttttccttgaaGGTCAACTTGGTTATAAGTGTgcctttttgtttgtttttagcACATATTGCTATTTTTGCATGATCCAAGATGCTAGAGGACGGAAAAGCAAAGGATTCACATGAGACTTAATTGGAGACTACATTACTTGGACTTAGGTGGAAGTGTCAATATGTTATGTGTTTGACACTGACACTTTCAATTCTTTTcatgtttttccatgtatttggtgGATCCTTGGAGGGTCATGTCCCCATACTCATGCCTATATGTGTTAGATATGGTGGTCGAACATGAGTAACTCAAGAAAATGAAGACTTAGAGTAACACAGTCTGGAGATTATCTGATGTATTAAATTATAGGCTCATGTACTAGAAagtttttgtttatttctctATACAATTCATAATTCTTAGAAATTgtcaaattaaaatgtttttggcTATTAGTTAGAATAAGCAAGCAACAAGAATCCCTTTCTTTATGTTGGGTTGATACATGGATCATATTGTAGGCATCATTGCGCTCTATTTAGATCCATATCTGAAGCAGGACCAGTAGACTAGCTACAACTACAAGAGCCTTTATGAGAGCTTCCACTTTGATAGGGCGGAACATGTACAACAATATTCAACCtagaagccttttttttttttggcaaatgCATGGATTTTTATCAAGTAATAATTACAAAGGAGTTGCTTCTAAAAGGAAGAATTCTAAGGATCGAACTCATGGATGGATGTTAAGGGCTAATGCAAAGAATGATCCTAGCATTATTAGACACAACTAATCATCGGAACTAGACACAATTGCATCTCTATTCTAATGATCGATCAACAattaataaaaggtaaaagtagGTTAGCAATGTAGTAATTCCCTTGAAGAATCGAGTGTGGATGGATTTAGACTTTTGAATCTCCTATTTATATATTCATGGACATGTAATCTTACCTTGGATTTAATTAGCAAATTTGCTATTTCAAGCTTTAAATGCACCTAATGCTCTCTCGATATCCTAGTCTCATTGCTAGATAAATCAGGAAGTCTCACACCTTTACCGGACTATCCTAAGGTAATTAAGTACAACTCTCATAGAATTCCCCACTAAAGGCAATTCTTACTTGTTCCTTAGCATTGTTAACTCTCTTGATATTAACAATTGGGATTTTTAGCTATTCGATATATCTTAAGCTAGCTCTTGCTTGCTCTAGAGCCGCATCAATCGCCAGAGTCCTAAATTGCTCGAAGGAATTATCATTATCCACATTTTCCTCTATCAACCTATCATTAGGTGTCTTGGGCTCATGGCTTAGGTTCAACTTCACATAGAGCTTCTAAGACTTTTTCACCATTTTGAGCAATTGCTTACTTGCTTTCTATAGATTGATAGACTCCTTCTAGTGAATCAACTTCTGATGCTCTTCATTCATTTTGAGCTATCCATTCTCAATCTTGTTTTACCTTAAGCTAGGATCTATTGATGTTGAGGTTTTGACTAGGGTGGGAGCTGCTAATTTGCTTGGGAATAGTGTTGTTCCTAGGAGGTTTGATTTGGTGCTTCTGTGGACTTATGGTGCTTGGTGTTCAAGAGAACCAACTTCTCCAAATCACAAGCGTGAAATCGGATTAATTGGGGGGTGTTAATCAATTAATCACATTAAGTCCAATAACCAAATATTGTGAAGATAAAACTCAAATCAATCAAGAATtcataataagattcatcatgaATCTGAAATCTAGTAAATAGTTCAAACTCTTCATAAGTGATCCTAGATCTAAGCAGCAAATCATCCAATCAAATCTAgataaaaggaaaggaaataagaGGAAATAAATGCTTAATTCTCCAGCTATCTTCAATTTGATCATCTTCAAGCTTGATCTAGCATCTTCCTAGAAGAGAACTCCAAATTCTCAAAGTGTGGAGTGGCCATTCTGGATCTAATCTCTCACTAATTACTAGTAATTAAACCTAATTCTAAtctaaaaatatgtaattaagcTTCTGTTGGTCTCTAGTAGTCTGAAAATTTGTTTGTGTTGCTTGTTTtgcaatttttcttttcttttcatctaaGTGTGCGTATATCTCATTTTAACCTTCTTTTCTTCTTAGGTTGCTGATAATTTGCTTCATGATGCCACTAGCAATCCAGAGACTTTAATATTTTGTTCGCAGACACTTAGAAGCAAGGTAACTTCAACATGCATTTATTTGCTCAATGTTCATGAtaaaaaatgttttactttttgtGGTGCATTTGTTTGATAGGTACAACGTGATTTTGAAGAATTACATCTGAAGCTTTCGCCAATTAAGGGATTCCTTAAATGTGAGTTGGATCATGTATATTTTTACCACTGAAGAAACCTAGATTCGAACATCATATCATTGCTGACAAATCCAAGttatgaaagtatatgtataCTTTTATCCTTTTCCGAAAAGGATCATTCATTTAGTGTTGCACCCACTTTCATATTTGAAGTATATGAATGGGATCATTAAACTTGTAtggttcatttgttttattaaccttTTAATCTGCTCTATCTTGCAACAGCTGTAATCCATAAATAGTTgctgttctgtttgttatgtgcATGCACATATATGCTACTCCTATTGGTAATGCTAAGGAACACCTTATAGAGATCTTATTGGACTGATATTTCAAATGCAGACTTGTTGAAAAGTTCCATAAAGGGCCTGCTATTGTCCGGACTCAGGTACTATACACTCATAACCTATAATTTGGCTAAACATGAACGCTTTGGCTCATTTATTTGCTTGTAGATTAGCATTGCAGTTGCTGCTTTGGCTGTACATGTTCCTGCAGAAGACTGGGGAGATGGTGGCATTGTCAATTGGCTTCGAGATGGGATGAACGCTCATCCAGAGTATATTCCAGGTTTTTTGGAGCTACTTACTGTCTTACCTGAGGTATGTATAAATTTTTGACTTATCTTATCTGTTATAGCTGGCATATCTATCTGATTTCACTTTTAGCTATAGTTTATTTGATATTCTGAACTGgtagttgctaattaatgattcttttttttttctggtacATACCTTCTAAATAACGCTCTGAACTTATTAGTGGTCTAATTAGTCTATGACGGAGAAAGCTGTCATCCTTTTTGAACATTTTCTTGATGCCTTAGTGTTGGACAGAACTTCAAACATTTTATAACTTTGAGTATGGGAAATGAAGTTCTTCCTAACATGTAATTGTCTTAAAAAAGTGTTTGCACAAACTAGTTTAATGTGGCTGCATTTTGTCCATGGCATTGATTACTGTTTTTTGCTTATAACCAGGAAGCATTCAACTACAAGATAGCTGCTCGTCCTGAACGACGCCGTCAATTTGAGAAAGAGCTAACTTCTCAATGGAAATTGCTCTTAACATACTGACAGCTTGTTTAAGTATAAGTGAATTGAAAGAGCAGGTAAGAGCTTTTCTATTCTGTTACTACTATGTTGTAGTTTAATTAGTATCTATGTGATGAATTAAGAATGAAGGGGAAAGTTGGAAGCAAACAAACTCACAACAACTACagaaatgttataaaaataaagaaatgactAAACAGAGAGCCAAGATCAACCAGTAACCTTTTGTGCTAAAGGAATATCAACTTAATTGCCACATACTTCTCCCTATTCCCACTTGCCTGCACATTGATTCAATACTTGAGATGTTGTCAACTTACTCAGTTTCtataatgaatatataaataattccTGGAAAAATTCAACTAACCAAGGCTTCTAGAATTCAAGACTTTAAGACTAAGTATTATTATTCTTTGATATTGCATATTGTAGTGTAATTGTTTCGTAACTGCTTCGTTAAGTTACGTATTGCTTGCATGCATGTGAAACTTAGTGAAGGTAATGGGTGTCAAGGTGAAACAAGGTtgttagttttaaaatttaatcttaggTGTTTTGGTTTGTTGAAAATGACTTCAGGAAAATATTTCCATGTGTTTGTTTCTCAAAAAATGCTAGGCCAGTAGAAAATAAGTTATGTTTTCAGTCTCCCCCTTTGAAAAGGGGAAGGCAATTTTTGTAAAAAAGCTGACTCTAAGTTGTTCGACTTGAATAGAAAcatgattatttagatcaaggcATAATTCACTTGAgcctattattatatttttttaaaaatggatattatttatatttaatacatatCGAAGCTtatgaatatttaaatataaaatctttaatattttaatagcattaatattaatagaaaatattattttaataattattttaatattttaaatgttataCAATTTGTGTTTAATAACAAATAGTACTGTTTTAAGTActcaatattaaatataatatttagaattaaatatattattaaaatattactatTGAAAAAGCTAGTTTGCATACTTGTGCGATGCGCAGGTTATTGTATTATCTAttacaatatattaaaatttttctttaaaatatatttaaaaaattgtaacgcttgaaaaataatatttaaaagtaaattataaattaaataccattttcaaaatcatttatttcaacttctttataatttaatataaatgaaCCAGTACATAATAGTCCTTATGATATATGTTGTATGTGAATTGTTAAAAAagtaaacatataaatattaataaataaccaATTATATGACACataaattattgtaaaaaaaaaaaaacaaattaaagtaaggaattgtgaaattaaacctaAATCATAAGGACCTAGTATAAAGTCAAAtgaacttatttattaaattgaataaattaagatTTCAACTTAgagattaaatgaaaaaaaaaatgaaattgcgtaggactaaaataaaattgaactaaATAGAGTTAAATCTATTTAATCATGTAATATTTAAAATGGAACTATAAAAAAAGATAATTGAAATGAGCTATCATCTAATATTCCAAATTAcaaggacaaataaaaaaaatcatgattaCAAAAACTGGACCCATGTAATTTCATAATAATCGGTGCTGATGTGTCATCATAGAGTGTTGTCACTTGtcaaaaatggtttaatttcataataataGGTTCAATGATAAGCCAAATGCAAATTCATAGCTGGTATGTTCTATAGAAATAAAGGTGGCTTTTCTGTTCAAAAGTTTTTGTTCAAAAGACAAGGTTATTGTAGAGTTCCAATGGGAGTTAAGTGCATTTGTCATTATAAACCTAACCCTGCTGAGGGAGGAAAGAAACACCTCTTGTCAGTTGCCTCTTTCCTGTCACTTATTGTGTGATCTATGTGATATGATAAtataccatttttctttttcccttaaaaagttatttttgaaATGGGGTTGGGGTGGGTGGGGAGACTTATGCATGTAATATTGAAATAGAAGAAGATATCTTCTAGCTGTAACTAGTTAATAGATGTCTTGTCATTAATTTTCATTAAGGTTCTCAAAGAAAGA
The Gossypium hirsutum isolate 1008001.06 chromosome A07, Gossypium_hirsutum_v2.1, whole genome shotgun sequence genome window above contains:
- the LOC121232357 gene encoding transportin MOS14-like, whose translation is MQSMELQNTVKEALNALYHYPDDAVRMQADRWLQDFQRTIDAWQVADNLLHDATSNPETLIFCSQTLRSKVQRDFEELHLKLSPIKGFLKCELDHL